Below is a window of Sporichthya brevicatena DNA.
CCTCGATGGCCGGAACCGGCGACTTGCGGAGCAGCCGGCGCACATCACCGGCGCCGTCGGGGTTGGCGACCCAGGCCAGGACCTCGCGCATCGGACGGTCACCCAGCGCGGCGGCGTGCAGAAGACACCGCAGTACGCGTTTGGCCTGCGCCGACCAGTACTCGCGATCCCCTTCGCTGCCGTGCGAGGACGGCGCGAGCAGGTCGGCGGCTCGGTGCCCGGCGAGGGCGAGGTTCTCGCAGCCGGCGACAGGATTGAACTCCACGGTCGTCGGGATTCCGCGGACTCCGGCTGGGTTGAAGATTTGGACCCTGCCCCGCTTCGCCCGGAGCTTCGCGGTGAGGTCGATCAGGTCCGCGCGGGTCGAGGTGGCGACGACTGCCCCGCGGGCATCGAGCAGTCGGCACGCGATCTCGCCGGTCTTGCCGGTGCGGGGGCCACCAAGTCGCAGCGTGACGTCCTCCACCGGCGACCAGATCCACTGACGTCCGCAGCGGACGATGGGCGTGCCGAGTTCCTGGGGTGGAACTCTCGGCCGGCCAGAGCCCGCTAACGCGGGGCGAAGCACGGCGGCTTGCCGTTGCAGCGCGCGGGGGCCGGCGAGGCGCCGGATCTCGGCCGGGGTGGCCAGACCTGTGCCGGGACGCGAGCTCGCGCCCGCCTTCCCTCGATCGGGGCGGCGTCTCGTCCAGGCGGCGATCGCGGTCACGGTGGACGCGGTCCCCGCCGCCGCCTCGGCGGTCCAGTAGGGGTGCAGCGGGCGTGCTGAATCGACGGCGTCCAGTGTCGCGGCCCCGAGCAGGCCGGTCCCGACGAGGGCGAGCGTGGCGGGGCCGGTCAGTTGGATACCCATGCGAGCTCCAGTTGGCCCGTACTCTGCGGGATCGGATGGCAGTGCACATGGCGCGGAAGTCCGTCGACGTCATGGCAGTGGGTGATGCGTCCGCAACAGCGGCAGGGTGTTGGCGTTGCTGTCCAGCCGTGCGTGCTGCGCCATCGAGCGATGGTGGCGTCGGGCGGCGCGCAGCAGCGGGGGCAGGATGCTTCGGCCGTCGCGAGGCGGCCCTCAAGCGCGGCCGTCAGTTCCACCCACCCAGCACCGCGACAGCGCGGGCAGCGCGGGTCGGGGGCAATCATCGGCCCGCTCCGGCGGCGTCGAGTTCACGCAGCATGGCGACGACCGGTCCGGCGACACCGTTCACCTCGTCGGCGATGGCGGCGATGGCGCACTTGGCGACCAGGGTGTCGGCGGTGTTGAACCGGTCCGGGATCGGCAGGTAGTCCTCGGCGATCGGAACCCGGAGCCGAGCGACGAAGAGAGCTGCGCGGCGGTCGTCGCCGGGTTCGACCAGCTGATCGAGGGTGCGATCCCAGCAGCGGATCCGGCACCAGTCTGCCCAGCCGCGCAGCGTGTCGTCGTCGCGATGGTCGCGGGGCCAGGGGATGCGGACGTCCAGGGTGACGGCCAGAACGCCAGGCTCGTCAGCGTGGCGGCAGTCGATGCCCCACACGGCCGAGCTGACCCGCGCGTAGGGCGGGGTCATCACGGGCGCTGTGGCGATCCCCCAGACGGTGGCGGCGTAGAGGACCGGGCTGAGGGGCTCCCAATCGTCGGCGAACAGATGCACCCGCTGGCGGAGGTAGCCGCCCAGGCGTGATGCTCCGTCACTAGAGAAGGTGCGGTCGTACTCCTCATCGAGGATGATCAACGGCGTCACAGGTCACCGCCCGACGTCCACTCGGCGTCGCCCTCGCGGACGCTCGCGAATGCGGCTTCGGCGAGGGCTTCGATGGCCTTCGCCGGGACGATCAGGCGCCCGCGGATGCGGACTGCCGGGAAGTGGCCGTCCTGGATGGCGCGGTAGAGCGTCATCTCGGACGTGCCGAGCATCCGCGCGGTTTCGGGGACGCTGTAGAAGGCGGGCGGCTCAGAACTCGACCGCCGCTCGGGCATTCGCGAACTCATTTCGTTTCCCCCTCCAGTGCTCCGGCTCACGGGTGTCGCCCGCGAGGTGCAGGTCGTGCACAGAGGGAGCAGATCCCCAAGTCGGCCGAAGGACCCGTAATTTCGTTACGGGTACGAACCGACACTCTCCGTGCCAGGGTGTGGGCATGCGGGGGATGACGGATGCGATGACGGTGGGCGAGCGCGTCGGTTGGTACCGGCGCCGACGGGGCATGACGCAGGAGGTGTTGGCCGGGCTCGTGGGCCGCACCGTGGTCTGGCTCGGGAAGATCGAGAACGGGCGCACGCCGCTGGACCGGCTGTCGGTGATCCAGGAGCTGGCCGAGGCCCTCGACATCTCGATCGGCGACCTCATCGCTGAGCCCTCGCTGCTCGAGTGGAGCCCAGAGAGCGGTCAGTCGACGGTCCCCGCGTTGCGAGCGGCGCTCATGGATTACCGGCAGCTGATGGCCTTCGCGCCGGTCGGGCCGCCGCCGGCCCTGCCTGCTCTGCGCGACGATGTTGAAGCGGTGCTCGACGCCTATCAGGCGTCGCGCTACGGGTTCGTCGTCGCGCAGCTGCCGCGAATACTCGGGGGCGCGCGTCTGGCCGACGCGAACCCGGGCGCCGGCGAGGCCGACCAGGCGGCGGCGTTGCTCGCCCTCGTCTACCAGGCGACGGCGATGATACTCACCAAGCTCGGGGAAACGGACCTGGCGTGGATGGCGGCGGATCGCGGGCTCACTGCGGCCCGGCGGTCCGAGGACCCGGTCGTCGTCGGCTCGTTGTTCCGCTCGGTGTCCCACGCCCTGATGTCCCACGGACGGCACCGTGACGCCGTGAGCCTCGCGATGGACGCCGGCGTCTACCTAAGGAATGCCGACCAGTCCACTCCGGAGATGTTGTCCATCTACGGAACGCTGAACCTTGCCGGATCCATGGCAGCGGCCCGAGACGGTGACCGCTCCGCCGCGCAGGAGTTCTTACGCGAAGCGTCGATAGCGGCGTCTCGGTTGGGGGCGGACGCCAATCTGGTGTGGACCGCGTTCGGGCCGACCAACGTCTCGATCCACCGCGTCGCCACGGCGATGGAGCTCGGCGACGTTCAGGTGGCAGTGGACGTCGGCCCGCGGATCAACACCGCGGCGCTGCCCACCGAGCGGCAGGCACGTCACGCGATCGAGGTCGCGCGCGCGTACAGCGCGTGGAACCGTCGTGACGACGCGTTGGGTGTTTTGCTGAGCGCCGAGCGCCTCGCGCCGGAGCAGGTTCGGCACCACTATCTGAGTCGACAGCTGGTGCTCGGCTGGATCAAGCGGGAGCGCGGCCGGCCCTCGACGCAGCTCGTCGGCCTGGCGCAGCGACTCAAGGTCAGTGCCTGACCGTAGGCTGCAGAACCGTGATCGACGACCCTGACGACTGGAGCCGTCCGCGGGTGGCCGCCGGAGTCCTGTTCTTCGATCCCGACGGCCGGGTGCTCGTGGTCAAGCCGACGTACAAGGACGCTTGGGATGTGCCCGGCGGCTACGTCAACGTAGACGAGACCCCGCGTGAGGCGGCGGTTCGCGAAGTCAAGGAAGAGCTGGGCCTGGACGTCGCACTCGGCGCCGCGCTGGTGGTCGATTGGGCGCCGCATCCAGCCGAGGGCGACAAGGTCTTGTTCCTTTTCGATGGTGGCACACTGGACACGGCGGCGGCTGGGAACATCCGCTTGGCGCCCGACGAGCTGTCGGAGTTTCGCTTCACGGATCGGGCCGACGTCGCGGACCTGCTGATCGAGCGGCTGGCTCGACGCGTCACCGCGGCCGTGACAGCGCACGACCGCGGGACGACGGAGTATCTCGAGCGGGGCGTCGGGACCGAGTAGCGGTCACTTCCGCGGCGGGTCCTCCGACTGCGGTTGCTCGACTGGGATGGTCTGGGGCTCAGTCCCGGCCGTCCATTCTTCGTGCTCCTCCTCGTCGGAGCCGAACACAACGCCGCCGAGCTCTGAAAGGAGGTCGGCGAGCGGATCGTCGGCCCCCTGGACGGCTCCCATCGCGGGCAGCGCGGCAGTCGCTGACCGACCGAGCCTCGCCGGGGCGGATTGGTCGCCCCGCGCGCGCTCAGCGGACGGGCCGTCCGGGAGGCCGCCGACGACCGTCACGATTTCGGCGACGGGGCTGCTCTGGCCGCCGACCGGATGTGGGTTCCCGGGCAACGGCGGGCCGCCGATCACCGAGCCGACCATGCCGTAGTACCCGACCGCCTCCGGTCCGGGGCCCCAGTGACCGAGCGGGCCGCCGGGGAAGCTGTTGTAACCGAGCCAGCCATCGACGCGTTCTTCGGCGGTCCAGTCGTTCACGCCGCCCTCGGCATCGGGGTAGATGAGCTGGGCGACGACGTCCGCCGCCTGGTCGATCGGGCGGCGTTCGGCGGCGCCGGCGGACGGGACGAGCGCGACAACGGGCGCCGCGGCGAGCAGTGCGACAATTGTTGCACGGGCGGCAAGTGAACGGATCGGCAGCGTCATGGGATCCCCCGGATCAATGTCAGGAATGTCCGTGTTCGCGCGGTTAGACCCGTTCGTCCGATGGTCGGTTCCTCCATTCGGCTGATCTTTTCCTGAGGAAAGCTGGGCGCCGGCCCGGCTCTATGACGGTCAGGAGGACCGGGCTCGGCCGAGGGAGCAGAACATCGCGGCGACTTCGCCGGTCGCGGCCTCGCGGACGACGAGGTAGAGCGCGAACTCGGTCGCGCCCTCCCCGTTCGCCGCCAGTTGCCGCTCGGTGGCATCCGCGATCGAGTCCAGCGCGGCCAGGGCTTCGGCCGGCGTCTCGCCCGTGGTGATCATTTCCTCGCTGTCGCGTCCAAGCCAGATCTCATACATGCAGCCACCCTGACTCTCCGATCAGCACCGGCGC
It encodes the following:
- a CDS encoding type IV secretory system conjugative DNA transfer family protein gives rise to the protein MGIQLTGPATLALVGTGLLGAATLDAVDSARPLHPYWTAEAAAGTASTVTAIAAWTRRRPDRGKAGASSRPGTGLATPAEIRRLAGPRALQRQAAVLRPALAGSGRPRVPPQELGTPIVRCGRQWIWSPVEDVTLRLGGPRTGKTGEIACRLLDARGAVVATSTRADLIDLTAKLRAKRGRVQIFNPAGVRGIPTTVEFNPVAGCENLALAGHRAADLLAPSSHGSEGDREYWSAQAKRVLRCLLHAAALGDRPMREVLAWVANPDGAGDVRRLLRKSPVPAIEDDAAQFLGTNDRTRSSICSTIMPALEWLTDPAASAVAHGDAFDVERFLREAGTVYLLGEDDSTLTPLVTAFTGHIAREARRLAAMQPGGRLDPPLTIVLDEAALICPIPLDRWTADMGGRNITIHIAAQSRAQLRQRWGDTGAAAIMNNAATVLIYGGTRDPGDLSAYSTIIGDRVEEARTFDGSGRVVSVSHRRVPVLTPGQIAQLPAGQVIAIRRGLRPVIGTTPMVWERRDVRPASPAVQPITCDLSQGRNE
- a CDS encoding helix-turn-helix domain-containing protein, with the translated sequence MSSRMPERRSSSEPPAFYSVPETARMLGTSEMTLYRAIQDGHFPAVRIRGRLIVPAKAIEALAEAAFASVREGDAEWTSGGDL
- a CDS encoding helix-turn-helix domain-containing protein, coding for MTDAMTVGERVGWYRRRRGMTQEVLAGLVGRTVVWLGKIENGRTPLDRLSVIQELAEALDISIGDLIAEPSLLEWSPESGQSTVPALRAALMDYRQLMAFAPVGPPPALPALRDDVEAVLDAYQASRYGFVVAQLPRILGGARLADANPGAGEADQAAALLALVYQATAMILTKLGETDLAWMAADRGLTAARRSEDPVVVGSLFRSVSHALMSHGRHRDAVSLAMDAGVYLRNADQSTPEMLSIYGTLNLAGSMAAARDGDRSAAQEFLREASIAASRLGADANLVWTAFGPTNVSIHRVATAMELGDVQVAVDVGPRINTAALPTERQARHAIEVARAYSAWNRRDDALGVLLSAERLAPEQVRHHYLSRQLVLGWIKRERGRPSTQLVGLAQRLKVSA
- a CDS encoding NUDIX hydrolase, translated to MIDDPDDWSRPRVAAGVLFFDPDGRVLVVKPTYKDAWDVPGGYVNVDETPREAAVREVKEELGLDVALGAALVVDWAPHPAEGDKVLFLFDGGTLDTAAAGNIRLAPDELSEFRFTDRADVADLLIERLARRVTAAVTAHDRGTTEYLERGVGTE